The genome window GGTCGTTCTATGCTGGATAATTGGACATAATAAAATGGAAATGTATCATTCCACTTTTCGCGCCAGCTTTTCACCAGCATAGTAAAAAGCTGCTCGTGCAGCGGCACATTGAACACATTGCTTTCGCCCTGATACCAGATCACGCCCGTAATCGGGAAACCGGTGAGCGGCGCGATGCCTGCCTGGAAACTGTAACCAGGCTGGTAAGGGTGCTTTTGATCTTTGGATCGGGCATTAGTAATGTTTTTGGCAGCGCGTTCGCGGCACCAGTCCATAACCAGGTCGGAATGCGACCAGTCACCGAGCATGCCGGCGAATTGCGGATCTTTTTCCAAAAGTGCGCGGTCGATCCAGGATTCCGTCGGAGAGCCGCCCAATGCGACCTGGATGAGGCCGATGGGCACATTGGTTTCCTTTTTTATTTGTTTACCAAAATAATAAGCGATCGCTGAAAACGAGGCGACGGATGCTTTATCGGGCGATTTCCATTTGCCTGAGAAAAATTCATATCTATTAACCTTCTCCAATGATGCGGAATCCCAGGCTACGTCACCCGTCGAAACAGCGCCCGCCATTTTCAGCAATCGCATATCCGGATCTAACGGACCCGCCTGCAATTCGTCGGGGCCCGTTTGCGCATCCCGCAATGCAAAATCCATGTTCGACTGTCCCGAACAAAGCCACACATCCCCGATCAGCACATCATTAACATTGATTTTCTGGTCATTAGCCGCAACGGAAATTACATACGGACCACCCTCTTTCGCAGCCGGAAAAACCACATCCCATTTCCCGGATTGATCCGCTTTTGCCCGCATTGTCTGATCCAGAAACTGAACTGTAACATTGCTCCCGCTTGCCGCTTTTCCATAGATTTTAACAGGCTTGTTTCTTTGCAAAACCATGTGATCCGAGAAAACCGGGGCCAATGTAAGCTTGCTATCCACGCCATTTTGGGCTTTGGAAAAATCAAAAGCGAGCACATTCAGCAGCAGCAAAAACAGGAATCTGACCATCATTCGTACATTGTTAACCCCTTTAAATCACGATCTGCGGGCATCATTAAACTAAATAAATAACCGAAAACGACGCAGCTTACCAGGCCGGTGAAGGCGTACATCAGCAAATGAACGCTGGTGTAATGCTGGATCAGGATCTGCGTGAAGCAGCTGATCGCCATACCGATCATCACACCGTTTCCGCTGGCTTTTTTGGTGAAAATGCCGAGAATAAATGCGCCTCCGATACAGCCTGTGAACAAGCCAAGAATGGTGTTAAACTTATCCCAAAGCGAAGAAACGCCCTTATGCGCCATGTAGAGCGCGATGCAGGTTACGAAAATGCCGAGTAACAATGTTGTGGTTCTGGCAAAGAACAGCGTTTGTTTCGGTGTGACTTCGGGTTTGAATTTTTGGTAAAAATCGGTGGTCAGCAAGGTTGCCGTGGAGTTCATGCTCGCCTCTGTGCTGCTCATCGCTGCGGCGAAAATGCCTGCAATAAGCAACCCCGACAATCCTGCCGGAAGCTGGCTCACGATATACCACGGAAATATGTTGTCCTGATCATTCAAAGCCATATTAACCTCCTGCGGATGCTCGCGGAAAAACAAAAACAGCAAAGTCCCGATCGAGAAGAAAACCAATGTCGAAGGCAATGTGAGCCACGCGCCGAGTTTCAGACTTTTAATCGATTCTTTTTCGGATTTGGTCGTCAGGTAACGCTGTACGGTGGTTTGGTCTGTCCCGTAAGTCAGTAAGTTGATAGCCAGCCCGCCGATAACCACCACCCAGAATGTGGGTTCGGTGAAATCGAAACGGAAATCAAAGACCTTTAATTTATCGGCGTTGTCCAATGCCTTGAAGCCTGCATCCCAGTCGGTGATGTGAAACGGCAGGTAAAACAGACAGAACAACGCACCGGTCGCCAGGATCAGAACCTGGATCACTTCCACCCAGATCACGGCTTCAATGCCGCCTTTGACGGTAAAGAAAATGCTGATCGCCCCGATCATAATGATGCAGATGTTGATGTCGATGCCCGTTACCAACGTGAGCGCAATGCTCGGAAGCAGCACCACGATGCCCATCCGGCCGATTTGGAGCAGCACGTAAAGTGAGGACGCCATCACGCGCGAACCGTAATTGAAGCGCTTACCCAGGTATTCATATGCCGACGTCACGTGCAGCCTTCTGTAAAACGGGATGAAATAACGGGCCACCAGCGGCATCACCATAATGATAGTCATAAGCAGGAAAAAGTACGTCCAGTCGGTCCCGTACGTTTTCGCTGGAATGCCCATGAATGTGATCGCGCTGAGTTTCGCTCCGAAAATGCTGATGCCCGCAGCCCATTGCGGAATGCGCTCGCCACCTTTGAAATAGTCGTCGGTGTTGCTGGTCTTGCCGGTAAAAAGGAATCGTCCGGCCGTCATCAACAGGAAACAAATGCCCAAAACGGCCGAGTCGATCCAGGAAAAGAATGGCTTGTGCTGAATGCTGCCTTTGGTAATGATGGGTGTGCGCGTGCCGGGGCGGATTTCGCCGCTGGGGATGAAAATGTCGTTGTCCCATTTCACGGCAGTGGTCGTGACCTGCGCCGGGCCGGGCAGCGCGTCGAGGGTAGTCCAGGCGTTAGTAATGGTGTTGTATAAATAAATGTCTTTGCTGAAACCTGCATGGGAAGTCAGCAGCGCTACTTTTTCGGCTTGCAGTTTTTGTTTCAATGCTGCGGTTTCTGCTTTTGCAATCTGCGCATTGAATGTTTCGATCTGGTGAAACACATTGCCTTTGTCCCCGCCGATGAGCAGGATGTAGGAGGCGCCGCTGGCCACGCCCGTCCCCGCCGACCAGGTGGTAACCTGCTTTCCATCACTGATATCGGCCAGTTTCCGCCACGTTTTTTTGGCCGGATCATACGTAAAATTGCTGCTATGCAAATCACTGATCCCACTCGCCGTCGCGCTTCTTCCGCCCAGCACATACACTTGCGGCTGCTTGCCATTGTGCTGCGTCACCACCACCGAATGCGACATGGCAACCGGCAATGCGGGCAGGATTTCCCACTTCGGCGCAGCATCCGAGAGGTTTAATGCAAAAAACTGGCTGGACGGCTTGCCATTATTTTCCCCGCCTGCCACATAAATGACGTTACCAATGCTGGTCGCGCCGGCATTGGCCAGCGCAACCGGCATATCCGGTAAGGGTTTAGAAATTATTTCTTTTTTTGCAGCATTCCACTGCATTAAAAATGCCTTGTTGCTCACGCCATTCTCCTGCTCTCCGCCGAGACAAACAATGCCGTCCGCGACAGTCGCGCTGGCTCCGTAAGCCGTTTTAACGGGCAAATGAGCTGTGTTGGCAGCGATCCATTCGTATACATCCTGCTTTTTCTGCAAGACATAAATCTCATCACGGTACACCTTTTTGCCGC of Dyadobacter chenhuakuii contains these proteins:
- a CDS encoding sialate O-acetylesterase encodes the protein MMVRFLFLLLLNVLAFDFSKAQNGVDSKLTLAPVFSDHMVLQRNKPVKIYGKAASGSNVTVQFLDQTMRAKADQSGKWDVVFPAAKEGGPYVISVAANDQKINVNDVLIGDVWLCSGQSNMDFALRDAQTGPDELQAGPLDPDMRLLKMAGAVSTGDVAWDSASLEKVNRYEFFSGKWKSPDKASVASFSAIAYYFGKQIKKETNVPIGLIQVALGGSPTESWIDRALLEKDPQFAGMLGDWSHSDLVMDWCRERAAKNITNARSKDQKHPYQPGYSFQAGIAPLTGFPITGVIWYQGESNVFNVPLHEQLFTMLVKSWREKWNDTFPFYYVQLSSIERPYWPEFRDSQRRLLTKIPNSGMAVSFDFGDSLNVHPTRKKEVGERLALLALRDHYQKSVMANGPVPEKATLKNGAIRIQFLNKKTTLDHNKALPKQKLLTKNNAPLTGFELVTESGKRLVANARIEGDEVIIHVPAGERIRTVLYAYQPFTRANLYNEAGLPASTFSIAVK
- a CDS encoding sodium:solute symporter family transporter, with the translated sequence MWSPTLHAQDQKANEIVWTELTNLPPASDGQKQLGVAGAFTGVHNGVLIVGGGANFPNGMPWEGGKKVYRDEIYVLQKKQDVYEWIAANTAHLPVKTAYGASATVADGIVCLGGEQENGVSNKAFLMQWNAAKKEIISKPLPDMPVALANAGATSIGNVIYVAGGENNGKPSSQFFALNLSDAAPKWEILPALPVAMSHSVVVTQHNGKQPQVYVLGGRSATASGISDLHSSNFTYDPAKKTWRKLADISDGKQVTTWSAGTGVASGASYILLIGGDKGNVFHQIETFNAQIAKAETAALKQKLQAEKVALLTSHAGFSKDIYLYNTITNAWTTLDALPGPAQVTTTAVKWDNDIFIPSGEIRPGTRTPIITKGSIQHKPFFSWIDSAVLGICFLLMTAGRFLFTGKTSNTDDYFKGGERIPQWAAGISIFGAKLSAITFMGIPAKTYGTDWTYFFLLMTIIMVMPLVARYFIPFYRRLHVTSAYEYLGKRFNYGSRVMASSLYVLLQIGRMGIVVLLPSIALTLVTGIDINICIIMIGAISIFFTVKGGIEAVIWVEVIQVLILATGALFCLFYLPFHITDWDAGFKALDNADKLKVFDFRFDFTEPTFWVVVIGGLAINLLTYGTDQTTVQRYLTTKSEKESIKSLKLGAWLTLPSTLVFFSIGTLLFLFFREHPQEVNMALNDQDNIFPWYIVSQLPAGLSGLLIAGIFAAAMSSTEASMNSTATLLTTDFYQKFKPEVTPKQTLFFARTTTLLLGIFVTCIALYMAHKGVSSLWDKFNTILGLFTGCIGGAFILGIFTKKASGNGVMIGMAISCFTQILIQHYTSVHLLMYAFTGLVSCVVFGYLFSLMMPADRDLKGLTMYE